In Bacteroidota bacterium, a single genomic region encodes these proteins:
- a CDS encoding carboxypeptidase-like regulatory domain-containing protein: MRSLLLLLVPLAIVLAAPAQAQTVVTGTILDDGGEPLPYATILVAGTTDGTATGGDGRFSFTTTAEGRRQLVARYVGYAPATRRVTLAGDTVRVSIQLRESLLNLDGAVVTADALAG; encoded by the coding sequence ATGCGCTCTCTCCTCCTCCTTCTCGTCCCGCTGGCGATCGTGCTCGCCGCACCGGCCCAGGCGCAGACCGTCGTCACCGGCACCATCCTGGACGATGGCGGCGAGCCGCTGCCGTATGCGACCATTCTCGTCGCGGGGACGACCGACGGGACGGCCACCGGAGGCGACGGGCGGTTCTCCTTCACGACCACGGCCGAGGGACGGCGCCAGCTGGTGGCCCGCTACGTCGGCTACGCGCCGGCTACCCGACGCGTCACGCTGGCGGGTGACACCGTCCGTGTGAGCATCCAGCTCCGGGAGTCGCTCCTCAACCTCGACGGTGCCGTCGTGACCGCCGACGCCCTCGCGGGG